A single window of Sporosarcina sp. Marseille-Q4943 DNA harbors:
- a CDS encoding Nif3-like dinuclear metal center hexameric protein codes for MRKVNGHEIITLFEQWSPKRFAEDWDPVGLHIGQLNRPVEKVIITLDVNEAVVDEAIENGANLIIAHHPPIFRPMKHIWTDTPQGRLIEKCIKHDISVYAAHTNLDVAPGGVNDLLASRLGLKDIDVLEPTISDPLYKLAVFCPVKQADELREVLARSGAGAIGDYAGCSFTSSGIGRFTPAAGADPFIGEVGKMEKVTEERIEVVLPGPLRTKVLKAMLAAHPYEEPAYDFFVLDQRTKEFGLGRVGKLSEPMELHEFAKFVKKALDVPAVRIVGDSSKRIRKIAVLGGSGSKYIRAAKRKGADVFVTGDMDFHSAQEAELMDLAIVDPGHHVEKVMIEGVARYMEQACREKGYDVSFIESEIDTEPFRFI; via the coding sequence TTGAGAAAAGTGAATGGGCACGAAATCATAACCCTTTTTGAACAGTGGTCCCCAAAACGGTTTGCAGAAGATTGGGATCCGGTCGGTTTGCATATTGGTCAGTTGAATCGTCCAGTCGAAAAGGTCATTATCACATTGGATGTTAACGAAGCGGTCGTAGATGAGGCGATAGAAAATGGAGCAAATTTGATTATTGCACATCATCCTCCTATTTTTCGTCCAATGAAACATATTTGGACCGACACACCTCAGGGAAGGCTCATTGAAAAATGCATCAAACATGACATTTCCGTCTATGCCGCACATACAAATCTGGACGTTGCTCCCGGCGGGGTGAATGATCTGCTCGCCTCCCGTCTTGGTCTCAAGGACATCGATGTGTTGGAGCCGACAATCTCCGATCCACTCTATAAATTGGCGGTGTTTTGCCCGGTGAAGCAGGCAGATGAATTACGGGAAGTGTTGGCGCGCTCAGGAGCGGGGGCAATCGGGGATTATGCCGGATGCAGCTTCACTTCTTCGGGTATCGGTCGATTCACGCCTGCTGCTGGCGCCGATCCGTTTATCGGGGAAGTCGGGAAAATGGAAAAGGTTACAGAAGAACGCATTGAAGTCGTGCTTCCTGGTCCACTTAGAACTAAAGTTCTGAAAGCGATGCTGGCAGCTCATCCATATGAAGAGCCTGCTTATGACTTTTTTGTTCTAGATCAACGGACCAAGGAGTTCGGTCTCGGCAGGGTCGGTAAATTAAGTGAGCCTATGGAACTTCATGAGTTCGCCAAGTTTGTCAAAAAGGCTTTGGACGTTCCGGCTGTCAGGATCGTCGGCGACTCTTCAAAGCGCATCCGTAAAATTGCCGTGCTCGGAGGCAGCGGCAGTAAATATATAAGAGCCGCAAAACGAAAGGGAGCAGACGTATTCGTCACTGGAGATATGGACTTTCACAGTGCCCAGGAGGCAGAACTGATGGATCTCGCCATCGTGGATCCAGGCCATCATGTGGAGAAAGTGATGATTGAAGGAGTTGCCCGGTATATGGAACAGGCATGCAGGGAAAAAGGGTACGATGTTTCATTCATCG
- a CDS encoding acyl-CoA dehydrogenase — MNFDLTDEQQMIRKMMREFSDEVVAPGAIERDRTKEFPIEIFKQLSEMGMMGLPFPEEYGGAGADTISFAIVTEELSRGCASTGITYSAHISLGGAPLYLFGTEEQKRKYLTPICTGESFGAFGLTEPNAGSDAGGTQTTAREEGDEFVINGSKVYITNASYAKHLALTAITGNENGKKEISAVIVPTDAEGFTVIDNYEKMGLHASNTTELVLDNVKVPKENLLGKRGDGLRQFLVTLDGGRIGIGAMAVGIAQAAFDRALKYSKERKQFGKTLSEFQVTQFKLADMAMKIELARNMVYKAAWLKDQGRPFTKEAAMCKLYASEIAMEVADEAIQIHGGYGYMKEYEVERYMRDAKLLEIGEGTSEVQRMVIARQIGC, encoded by the coding sequence ATGAATTTTGATTTAACAGATGAGCAACAGATGATCAGGAAGATGATGAGGGAGTTTTCCGATGAAGTTGTTGCACCGGGAGCGATTGAACGGGATCGGACAAAGGAGTTTCCAATCGAGATATTCAAACAGCTTTCTGAAATGGGCATGATGGGGTTGCCTTTCCCTGAGGAGTATGGGGGAGCGGGAGCGGATACGATCAGCTTCGCAATTGTAACTGAAGAGCTGAGCCGTGGCTGTGCTTCCACAGGCATTACATACTCCGCTCATATTTCTCTTGGGGGTGCGCCTCTTTATCTATTCGGAACGGAGGAGCAGAAACGGAAATATTTGACGCCGATATGTACGGGGGAATCATTCGGCGCGTTTGGGCTCACTGAACCGAATGCAGGGTCTGATGCCGGGGGGACGCAGACGACAGCAAGAGAAGAAGGCGATGAATTTGTCATCAATGGCTCAAAAGTATACATTACAAATGCAAGTTATGCTAAACATTTGGCGCTTACAGCAATTACAGGAAACGAAAACGGCAAAAAGGAAATTAGTGCCGTCATCGTGCCGACAGATGCAGAAGGGTTCACGGTTATCGACAACTACGAAAAGATGGGCTTACATGCTTCCAACACTACAGAATTAGTGCTTGACAATGTTAAGGTTCCGAAAGAGAACCTTCTTGGCAAGCGCGGAGACGGTCTTAGACAGTTTCTTGTCACTTTGGACGGCGGAAGGATTGGAATTGGAGCAATGGCTGTAGGGATTGCGCAAGCCGCTTTTGATAGGGCGTTGAAATACTCGAAAGAGAGGAAGCAGTTTGGCAAAACGTTATCTGAATTTCAGGTTACACAATTTAAGTTGGCCGATATGGCAATGAAAATTGAATTAGCTAGAAATATGGTCTACAAGGCGGCATGGTTGAAAGACCAAGGACGCCCCTTCACGAAAGAGGCTGCCATGTGCAAACTGTATGCTTCCGAAATTGCGATGGAAGTCGCGGATGAGGCAATTCAAATTCACGGAGGCTATGGCTATATGAAGGAATATGAAGTTGAACGATATATGAGAGATGCAAAATTGCTCGAAATCGGCGAAGGGACTTCTGAAGTGCAACGCATGGTAATTGCTAGACAAATTGGTTGCTAG
- a CDS encoding tRNA (adenine(22)-N(1))-methyltransferase TrmK, protein MNSEKLSKRLAAVASFVEQGATIADIGSDHAYLPCFLVKEAKISKAIAGEVVKGPFESAVKNVQKKGLTDAITVRLANGLEAIHECDGVDTVTIAGMGGPLIASILRDGAEKLKSVKRIITQPNIHATSIREWAVQNGWRIVDEQILKEDNKIYEIIVLEKGDVEYGELEMLVGPYLLKQKSDVFFEKWKRELDEWERVLSSLENAGNTLEINEKKEQLRKKIELIGGALIH, encoded by the coding sequence TTGAATTCCGAAAAATTATCAAAACGGCTAGCAGCGGTCGCGTCATTTGTAGAACAAGGCGCCACTATCGCTGATATTGGAAGCGACCATGCGTATTTACCTTGCTTTTTAGTGAAGGAAGCTAAAATCTCCAAAGCGATTGCAGGAGAAGTCGTAAAAGGACCGTTTGAGTCGGCAGTAAAAAACGTACAAAAGAAAGGGTTGACGGATGCAATCACCGTCAGACTAGCGAATGGACTGGAAGCTATTCATGAGTGCGATGGAGTAGATACGGTTACGATTGCTGGAATGGGCGGGCCGTTGATCGCATCCATTTTAAGAGATGGGGCTGAAAAGCTGAAAAGTGTCAAACGGATCATCACACAACCGAATATCCATGCAACGTCAATCCGTGAGTGGGCCGTACAAAACGGGTGGAGAATTGTCGACGAACAGATTTTGAAGGAAGATAATAAAATCTATGAAATCATCGTCCTTGAAAAGGGAGATGTGGAGTACGGCGAGTTGGAAATGCTTGTTGGTCCTTATTTGCTCAAACAAAAATCGGATGTTTTCTTTGAAAAATGGAAGCGGGAACTAGATGAATGGGAACGGGTACTGTCATCATTAGAGAATGCCGGAAACACGCTTGAAATCAATGAGAAAAAGGAACAATTACGGAAGAAAATCGAGTTGATAGGAGGGGCTTTGATACATTGA
- the cccA gene encoding cytochrome c550, which produces MKNNPVVPYILIFALGLGLIFFMSLYGIEQKDEIAASNEEGKTEETTEGAASEDFDPEAFAQGKCIGCHGGDLSGGMGPSLHGLSASKDEIHDIIKNGQGGMPAFGGQISDEQIDQLSEYILSLK; this is translated from the coding sequence ATGAAAAACAATCCTGTAGTGCCTTATATCCTGATTTTTGCGCTAGGATTAGGACTTATTTTCTTCATGTCCTTGTACGGTATCGAGCAGAAAGATGAAATCGCTGCATCGAATGAGGAAGGTAAAACTGAAGAAACAACTGAAGGAGCAGCATCCGAAGATTTTGATCCTGAGGCCTTTGCTCAAGGAAAATGTATCGGCTGTCATGGCGGTGACTTGTCCGGTGGAATGGGACCGAGTCTACATGGTTTGTCAGCATCCAAAGATGAAATCCATGACATCATTAAAAACGGTCAAGGCGGAATGCCTGCATTCGGCGGACAAATCTCCGACGAGCAAATCGACCAATTGTCAGAGTATATCCTATCACTTAAATAA